One Variibacter gotjawalensis genomic window, CGATCGGCACCAGCCGCGCGTAAGCCTGACGGCCTGCCGCAGTCAACGAGAGATGCTCGACGCGCTTGTCGCTCTCTTCGGAAGTTCGCTTCAGCCACCGCCGCTTTTCAAGCGCCGCGACCGCACGCGAGACCTTGGTCTTATGCATCGCCGAATGCGCGCCGATCGCGGTCGCCGTCATCGTCGGAATTTCGCCGAGCGTCGCGAGGATGCGCCATTCGGGCCGCGTCAGCCCATATTCGGCGCGATAGAGCGCCGAGAATTCGCGACTGACCGCATCCGCCAACCGGTTGAGCCGATACGGCAAAAAGTCTTCGAGCCGCAACTGATCGTTTGCCATCGCGCCGCACATTGAAAGTTACAAACGCAACGACTACGAAGGGCCTCAGGAAACGTCAAGACGAAGGGCGAGACATTGAAAAGCTGGATCGAAAGCGCGAACGCGCCCGAGTGCCATTTCCCGATTCAGAATCTGCCGTATGGCGCATTCCGCCGCGCCGATGAAGCGGTCCGCTGCGGTGTCGCGATCGGCGATCAGGTGCTTGATCTCTCCGTGCTCGAAGCGACCGGCTTGATCGACGCGGGCAGCGCGCCGGTCTTCGCGCAGCCGACCATCAACGCCTTCATGGCGCTCGGACCGACAGCGTGG contains:
- a CDS encoding MarR family winged helix-turn-helix transcriptional regulator; translation: MANDQLRLEDFLPYRLNRLADAVSREFSALYRAEYGLTRPEWRILATLGEIPTMTATAIGAHSAMHKTKVSRAVAALEKRRWLKRTSEESDKRVEHLSLTAAGRQAYARLVPIAKAFETKLLAQIPARQRGDVLQALRLLESAVSLSGK